One window from the genome of Drosophila albomicans strain 15112-1751.03 chromosome 2L, ASM965048v2, whole genome shotgun sequence encodes:
- the LOC117564577 gene encoding probable cytochrome P450 4ac1 produces the protein MLTILFLSAILLLSVWILLEKLKSRYFILSLAKRVQTEDGSPLEEKVFVVPGKTRFGNSFDILQVTPSMLFKFMRNAHSKSNGKSYLLYYFFGVMYNVVRAEDVDEIVQSTKLITKNVVYDLIRPFLGEGLLISTDQTWHFRRKLLTPAFHFNVLQNFLDIFKEESQKLSKVLQKQMNVELELKQIIPKFMLNNICETALGVQLDDVVEGAQYRKSIHAIEEVIVERFGNPLLYLEPYFYLFGSYRKHVTNLQIAHAFSSRIIERKREQFKQQQSKSVDDYGRKKRYAMLDTLLAAEDDGLIDHQGICDEVNTFMFEGYDTTSTCLTFTLLMLALHEDVQERCFEELQHFSNDDSDLTVFDYNNLTYMECVIKESLRLFPSVPFFGRICTEECVVNGLILPKGTQINIHAFDIMRDPRHFPNPSEFQPDRFLPHNTLNRHPFAFIPFSAGQRNCIGQKFAILEIKVMLVSVLRNFKLLPVTRLEDVIFEYGLVLRTQNSVKLMVTSRQQQQSRTL, from the exons ATGCTGACGATTCTATTTTTAAGTGCTATTCTACTCTTGTCAGTTTGGATTCTATTGGAAAAACTTAAGAGCAGATACTTTATCCTGTCGTTGGCGAAACGAGTACAGACTGAAGATGGCAGTCCACTGGAAGAAAAAGTGTTTGTAGTGCCGGGCAAGACGAGATTCGGTAATAGTTTTGATATACTACAAGTGACGCCTT CGATGCTGTTTAAATTTATGCGAAACGCACACTCGAAGTCAAATGGAAAAAGTTACTTGTTGTATTACTTTTTTGGTGTCATGTACAATGTAGTCCGGGCTGAAGATGTTGATGAGATAGTGCAAAGTACAAAGTTAATAACCAAGAATGTAGTGTATGATCTAATAAGGCCCTTTCTCGGAGAAGGATTGCTTATAAGCACTG ATCAAACGTGGCACTTCAGAAGGAAACTATTGACACCTGCGTTTCATTTCAATgttttgcaaaactttttagATATTTTCAA AGAGGAGTCACAAAAACTGAGCAAAGTgctgcaaaaacaaatgaatgttGAACTGGAGCTAAAACAGATCATTCCAAAATTTATGCTCAACAATATTTGCG AAACTGCTCTTGGTGTTCAGCTCGATGATGTGGTGGAAGGGGCACAATATCGAAAATCAATACATGCTATAGAGGAAGTTATAGTAGAACGCTTTGGCAATCCACTTTTATATCTGGAACCATACTTTTATCTGTTTGGTAGTTATCGAAAGCACGTGACGAATCTTCAGATAGCACATGCCTTCTCTAGCCGGATCAtcgagcgaaagagagaacaATTCAAGCAACAGCAGTCCAAATCGGTTGATGATTACGGAAGAAAAAAACGATATGCAATGTTGGACACACTTTTGGCAGCCGAGGACGATGGTCTTATCGATCACCAGGGCATCTGTGACGAAGTTAACACGTTCATGTTCGAAGGATACGACACTACATCCACCTGTCTCACATTCACACTTCTCATGTTGGCTCTACACGAAGATGTTCAGGAACGTTGTTTCGAGGAGCTGCAGCATTTTTCGAACGACGACAGCGATCTCACCGTGTTCGACTACAATAATTTGACTTACATGGAGTGTGTGATTAAGGAATCCTTGCGCCTCTTCCCATCAGTTCCTTTCTTTGGACGTATTTGCACAGAGGAATGTGTGGTAAATGGTCTGATTCTGCCAAAAGGCACGCAGATCAATATACATGCATTTGATATAATGCGAGACCCCCGACACTTTCCAAATCCCTCAGAATTTCAACCAGATCGTTTTTTACCTCATAACACTCTAAATCGCCATCCCTTTGCCTTTATTCCATTTAGTGCTGGACAACGTAATTGCATTGGACAGAAGTTTGCCATTCTGGAGATAAAAGTGATGCTAGTCTCCGTATTGCGCAATTTTAAACTGTTGCCAGTAACTCGATTGGAGGACGTTATATTTGAGTATGGCCTTGTCCTGCGCACCCAAAATAGCGTAAAGCTAATGGTTACAAGtcgtcagcaacaacaaagtagAACATTGTAA
- the LOC117564576 gene encoding probable cytochrome P450 4ac1, translated as MLTILFLSAILLLSVWILLKKLNSRYFILSLAKRVQTEDASPLEEKVFVVPGKTRFGNNLDVLQMTPSMLFKFVRNAHSKSNGKSYLFYFLFCAMYNAVRAEDVEEIMQSTKLITKNVIYDLLRPFLGEGLLISTDQTWHFRRKLLTPAFHFNVLQNFLDIFKEESQKLSKVLQKQMNVELELKQILPQFTLNNICETALGVKLDDMVEGAQYRKSIHAIEEVIVERICNPLLYLKPYFYLFGSYRKHVTNLQIAHAFSSRIIERKREQFKQQQSKSVDDYGRKKRYAMLDTLLAAEDDGLIDHQGICDEVNTFMFEGYDTTSTCLTFTLLMLALHEDVQERCFEELQHFSNDDNDLTVFDYNNLTYMECVIKESLRLFPSVPFFGRICTEECVVNGLILPKGTQINIHAFDIMRDPRHFPNPSEFQPDRFLPHNTLNRHPFAFIPFSAGQRNCIGQKFAILEIKVMLVSVLRNFKLLPVTRLEDVIFEYGLVLRTQNSVKLMVTSRQQQQSRTL; from the exons ATGCTGACGATTCTATTTTTAAGTGCGATTCTACTCTTGTCAGTTTGGATTCTACTGAAAAAACTTAACAGCAGATACTTTATCCTGTCGTTGGCGAAGCGTGTACAGACTGAAGATGCCAGTCCACTGGAAGAAAAAGTGTTTGTAGTGCCGGGCAAGACGAGATTCGGTAATAATCTTGATGTACTACAAATGACGCCTT CGATGCTGTTTAAATTTGTACGAAACGCACATTCGAAGTCAAATGGAAAAagttacttgttttatttccttttttgtgCCATGTACAATGCAGTGCGGGCTGAAGATGTTGAGGAGATAATGCAAAGTACAAAGTTAATAACCAAGAATGTAATCTATGATCTATTAAGGCCCTTTCTGGGCGAAGGATTGCTTATAAGCACTG ATCAAACGTGGCACTTCAGAAGGAAACTATTGACACCTGCGTTTCATTTCAATgttttgcaaaactttttagATATTTTCAA AGAGGAGTCACAAAAGCTTAGCAAAGTgctgcaaaaacaaatgaatgttGAACTGGAGCTAAAACAGATCCTTCCACAATTTACGCTCAACAATATTTGCG AAACTGCTCTTGGCGTTAAGCTCGATGATATGGTGGAAGGGGCACAGTATCGAAAATCAATACATGCTATAGAGGAAGTTATAGTAGAACGAATTTGCAATCCGCTTTTATATCTGAAACCATACTTTTATCTGTTTGGTAGTTATCGAAAGCACGTGACAAATCTTCAGATAGCACATGCCTTCTCTAGCCGGATCAtcgagcgaaagagagaacaATTCAAGCAACAGCAGTCCAAATCGGTTGATGACTACGGAAGAAAAAAACGATATGCAATGTTGGACACACTTTTGGCAGCCGAGGACGATGGTCTTATCGATCACCAGGGCATCTGTGACGAAGTTAACACGTTTATGTTCGAAGGATACGACACTACATCCACCTGTCTCACATTCACACTTCTCATGTTGGCTCTACACGAAGATGTTCAGGAACGTTGTTTCGAGGAGCTGCAGCATTTTTCgaacgacgacaacgatcTCACCGTGTTCGACTACAATAATTTGACTTACATGGAGTGTGTGATTAAGGAATCCTTGCGCCTCTTCCCATCAGTTCCTTTCTTTGGACGTATTTGCACAGAGGAATGTGTGGTAAATGGTCTGATTCTGCCAAAAGGCACGCAGATCAATATCCATGCATTTGATATAATGCGAGACCCCCGACACTTTCCAAATCCCTCAGAATTTCAACCAGATCGTTTTTTACCTCATAACACTCTAAATCGGCATCCCTTTGCCTTTATTCCATTTAGTGCTGGACAACGTAATTGCATTGGACAGAAGTTTGCCATTCTGGAGATAAAAGTGATGCTAGTCTCCGTATTGCGCAATTTTAAACTGTTGCCAGTAACTCGATTGGAGGACGTTATATTTGAGTATGGCCTTGTCCTGCGCACCCAAAATAGCGTAAAGCTAATGGTTACAAGtcgtcagcaacaacaaagtagAACATTGTAA
- the LOC127565047 gene encoding uncharacterized protein LOC127565047 has product MNKNLFLLFILLLVTACVLASSGSDSDSDSDSDSGSSNREYDGYYGGKHKHKKHKHNKPVYPNPYPQNPQYFQYPQYNIRNIRIRIPTTKDLTISSPIIRLALHTNNSHSHMCLLLHLDIRLVSHKLRCHRLQRIIPGSNRRWGLALLLDLILCRNSHQLLVLSITHLKSIRNTKKTLIIMWNQMLYKLLSLKNVNSF; this is encoded by the coding sequence ATGAACAAGAACTTGTTCCTGCTTTTCATACTGTTGCTGGTCACAGCATGTGTCCTGGCAAGCAGTGGTAGTGATagtgacagcgacagcgatagTGATAGTGGAAGCAGTAATCGTGAATATGACGGCTACTACGGCGGAAAGCATAAGCACAAGAAACACAAGCATAACAAGCCAGTTTATCCAAATCCATATCCCCAAAATCCTCAATATTTCCAATATCCACAATACAATATCCGCAATATCCGTATCCGTATCCCTACAACCAAGGATCTTACAATCAGCAGCCCAATTATCAGATTGGCACTCCATaccaacaacagccacagccatatgtgcctcctcctccacctggATATCCGCCTAGTCAGCCACAAGCTCCGTTGCCACAGGCTCCAGCGTATAATCCCGGGCAGCAATCGCCGTTGGGGCCTGGCCTTACTCCTGGACCTAATCCTGTGCCGCAACAGCCACCAGCTTCTAGTGTTATCAATCACTCACTTAAAGTCAATAAGGAATACaaagaaaactttaataatCATGTGGAATCAAATGctttataaattgttaagcttaaaaaatgttaattcattttaa
- the LOC117564584 gene encoding uncharacterized protein LOC117564584 isoform X2: MKTPLFSIAIFATLLCSSLATFGDKAILKEKDMMRKIVFDKKTPDVFYCPMQKPSSMNKIIVTARPLHKLCEYEGNPLPPEYKSDCYMDIDESDYACKEKYRIMMRKFPPGSEEPFNGARLKRFMNFDKLTN, from the exons ATGAAGACTCCACTATTTTCGATAGCTATATTTGCCACACTGTTGTGCAGCAGCTTGGCTACATTTGGTGATAAAGCTATACTCAAAGAGAAGGATATGATGAGGAAAATAGTATTCGATAAAAAGACACCTGATGTATTTTATTGTCCGATGCAGAAACCGTCTTCAATGAACAAAATCATTGTCAC agcACGGCCACTGCACAAATTGTGTGAATACGAAGGAAATCCTTTACCTCCAGAATATAAATCGGACTGTTATATGGATATTGACGAGTCAGATTATGCATGCAAggaaaaatatagaattatg ATGCGCAAATTTCCTCCGGGCAGCGAAGAGCCGTTCAACGGTGCACGACTTAAGCGATTCATGAATTTTGATAAGCTTACCAACTGA
- the LOC117564584 gene encoding uncharacterized protein LOC117564584 isoform X1, protein MTYCDHFNMKTPLFSIAIFATLLCSSLATFGDKAILKEKDMMRKIVFDKKTPDVFYCPMQKPSSMNKIIVTARPLHKLCEYEGNPLPPEYKSDCYMDIDESDYACKEKYRIMMRKFPPGSEEPFNGARLKRFMNFDKLTN, encoded by the exons ATTGCGATCACTTCAATATGAAGACTCCACTATTTTCGATAGCTATATTTGCCACACTGTTGTGCAGCAGCTTGGCTACATTTGGTGATAAAGCTATACTCAAAGAGAAGGATATGATGAGGAAAATAGTATTCGATAAAAAGACACCTGATGTATTTTATTGTCCGATGCAGAAACCGTCTTCAATGAACAAAATCATTGTCAC agcACGGCCACTGCACAAATTGTGTGAATACGAAGGAAATCCTTTACCTCCAGAATATAAATCGGACTGTTATATGGATATTGACGAGTCAGATTATGCATGCAAggaaaaatatagaattatg ATGCGCAAATTTCCTCCGGGCAGCGAAGAGCCGTTCAACGGTGCACGACTTAAGCGATTCATGAATTTTGATAAGCTTACCAACTGA
- the LOC117564584 gene encoding uncharacterized protein LOC117564584 isoform X3, whose amino-acid sequence MTYCDHFNMKTPLFSIAIFATLLCSSLATFGDKAILKEKDMMRKIVFDKKTPDVFYCPMQKPSSMNKIIVTARPLHKLCEYEGNPLPPEYKSDCYMDIDESDYACKEKYRIMKRFAKDEP is encoded by the exons ATTGCGATCACTTCAATATGAAGACTCCACTATTTTCGATAGCTATATTTGCCACACTGTTGTGCAGCAGCTTGGCTACATTTGGTGATAAAGCTATACTCAAAGAGAAGGATATGATGAGGAAAATAGTATTCGATAAAAAGACACCTGATGTATTTTATTGTCCGATGCAGAAACCGTCTTCAATGAACAAAATCATTGTCAC agcACGGCCACTGCACAAATTGTGTGAATACGAAGGAAATCCTTTACCTCCAGAATATAAATCGGACTGTTATATGGATATTGACGAGTCAGATTATGCATGCAAggaaaaatatagaattatg aaACGTTTCGCCAAAGACGAACCCTAG